One Rhizoctonia solani chromosome 3, complete sequence genomic region harbors:
- a CDS encoding glycosyltransferase family 20 protein, protein MSTATLQKHRVIIASLFLPTTINFDPDATLRTPLLRAQASNMLVGTGAPSSDEDAHKIAAKISLSSPVTPTGPPQPPKVPVRPKFDTRLKSIVDDLTLRVESGSPVPTPAPEAVPNPFSSFTAMATVLRNESPTSAAAHQNLNTKALVPPRSRRLSRSSNVRLRSPSSSLRIRPDIPVEDFVLEPSAHANGGLNNAVNSARHALAQKLWIGVLDVPAATIKEEDRPRIERTLRSQADSVPVWITEEEFQQHYDVFCHQVLWPSLHYAVPDAPKTKTFYESTSFEQYKAVNERFADAIVKEYKEGDVVWVNDYHLLLVPQMVRAKLPNATIGFFLHVAFPSSEIFRCLAVRESLLRGMLGADVVGFQTHNYARHFRQTVSRILTLEALPGGIDLGSSLCEVAIFPIGIDVRALSEKRRDPAVQEWVDVLKERYAGMKMIVGRDKLDEVQGVRQKLLAFEAFLEKYTEFQGKVVLIQVALATTEENESQVAVFDVVSRINSRFSTLTYQPIVFLHTQDLTFSQYLALLTVADAFFVASLREGMALRTHEFVECQEGKKRPSPLILSEFTGSYSYTGFRSCVSVNPWDSRKTAEGIYTALTMGDEDCMTRWKDLHKHVTTQTAQAFVTSFVTRCIRTHMEYQRRALSEVPQIDPSKIFPNTTPEEKRLVFIDWEGALWNEDPRITWHSGFSPPASKLEVVRKLLANAQNEVWILSGMGVQGGLEKIAAELPGVGLVAENGCMLKPPGQSEWINLVPDFNLDWKGPALEILTYYTDRTPGTFVENRGASVCWRFGNEERDEAAQKWVRRSSAEAQNHIWDSLGEIYGLRIIPGSSSFLILPKNVSRSTAVGTILSSHETDKPILPRSTSEDVALLSPGSPVSLRGPQPPGQHQSVPILYIGTDEHLTRRLNELSAAETCAAGGRATFAKWRIDSTQIGDLLAAFS, encoded by the exons ATGTCGACCGCAACGCTTCAAAAGCACCGTGTGATTATTGCGTCGTTGTTTCTCCCAACGACAATCAACTTTGATCCGGATGCTACTCTACGCACTCCCCTGTTGCGCGCCCAAGCGTCCAATATGCTCGTTGGAACCGGTGCGCCCTCCTCTGATGAAGATGCGCATAAAATCGCAGCCAAGATCTCGCTCTCGAGTCCAGTAACCCCAACAGGTCCTCCTCAGCCCCCAAAGGTTCCCGTCCGACCCAAGTTCGACACCAGGCTGAAGAGCATTGTCGATGACCTCACC CTTCGAGTTGAAAGCGGATCCCCGGTGCCAACTCCTGCGCCCGAGGCAGTTCCCAACCCGTTCTCATCGTTCACAGCGATGGCTACCGTCCTAAGGAACGAATCTCCCACATCAGCTGCTGCCCACCAGAATCTGAACACCAAGGCTCTGGTTCCTCCACGCAGCCGTCGATTATCACGATCTTCGAATGTGCGCCTCCGTTCGCCATCGTCCTCCTTGCGCATACGCCCTGATATTCCAGTCGAAGATTTCGTTCTCGAACCGAGCGCACATGCAAACGGTGGCTTAAATAACGCTGTTAATAGTGCCAGACATGCATTGGCTCAAAAGCTCTGGATTGGCGTACTTGATGTCCCTGCGGCTAccatcaaggaagaagatcGGCCGCGCATTGAGAGAACACTTCGTAGCCAAGCCGATAGCGTCCCAGTCTGGATAACAGAGGAAGAGTTTCAGCAGCATTATGATGTATTTTGCCACCAGGTCCTGTGGCCCAG CTTGCATTATGCCGTACCGGATGCACCAAAGACCAAGACTTTCTACGAGAGTACTTCATTTGAGCAGTACAAAGCTGTAAACGAGAGGTTTGCCGATGCTATTGTCAAGGAAtataaggaaggagatgttG TTTGGGTCAACGATTATCACCTTTTACTTGTACCTCAAATGGTTCGTGCCAAACTCCCCAACG CAACAATTGGATTCTTCCTTCATGTCGCATTCCCATCATCCGAGATTTTCAGATGCCTTGCAG TTCGTGAAAGCTTGCTGCGTGGGATGCTAGGCGCAGACGTGGTTGGGTTCCAAACTCACAACTACGCGCGTCACTTTAGA CAAACTGTGTCCCGCATTTTGACGCTAGAAGCCCTTCCAGGCGGAATTGATCTTGGGAGCTCTCTATGCGAGGTGGCTATTTTCCCAATCGGGATTGACGTACGCGCTCTTTCAGAGAAAAG GCGTGACCCTGCAGTCCAAGAGTGGGTTGACGTTCTTAAAGAGCGATATGCAGGGATGAAGATGATTGTTGGTCGCGACAAGTTGGACGAGGTACAGGGTGTCCGACAGAAGCTACTTGCTTTCGAGGCGTTCCTCGAGAAATATACCGAGTTCCAAGGCAAGGTTGTTCTGATTCAAGTCGCACTGGCTACTACCGAAGAGAACGAGAGTCAGGTCGCAGTTTTTGATGTCGTATCTCGCATCAATTCACGTTTCTCGACTTTGACATACCAG CCTATCGTCTTCCTTCATACACAAGACCTGACGTTCTCACAATATCTCGCCTTACTCACGGTTGCTGATGCATTCTTCGTTGCCTCGTTGCGTGAAGGAATGGCTCTGCGTACCCACGAATTCGTGGAGTGCCAGGAGGGAAAGAAACGACCCTCGCCATTGATTCTTAGTGAATTCACCGGGTCATATTCATATACGGGTTTCCGTAGTTGCGTCAGCGTCAATCCTTGGGATTCGCGCAAAACAGCGGAAGGTATCTACACCGCCCTGACAATGGGAGACGAAGATTGTATGACGCGCTGGAAG GATCTACATAAACACGTTACAACGCAAACCGCGCAGGCATTTGTTACATCCTTCGTGACACGGTGCATACGAACCCACATGGAATACCAACGGCGCGCTTTGTCAGAAGTTCCTCAGATTGACCCCAGCAAAATTTTCCCAAATACCACTCCTGAAGAAAAACGATTGGTGTTCATAGATTGGGAAGGTGCTCTCTGGAATGAAGATCCAAGG ATCACCTGGCACAGTGGATTTAGCCCTCCGGCTTCTAAGCTTGAGGTTGTGAGGAAATTGTTGGCCAACGCACAAAATGAGGTTTGGATCCTCAGTGGAATGGGTGTCCAAGGAGGCCTTGAGAAAATTGCAGCCGAACTTCCTGGCGTTGGTTTAGT AGCGGAAAATGGCTGTATGCTCAAGCCACCTGGGCAGAGCGAATGGATTAACCTTGTTCCTGACTTCAATTTGGATTGGAAGGGCCCTGCACTTGAGATTTTAACATAC TATACAGACCGTACTCCGGGAACCTTCGTAGAAAATAGAGGCGCGTCTGTCTGCTGGAGATTCGGTAATGAGGAGCGAGATGAGGCAGCCCAAAAATGGGTACGACGCAGCTCTGCGGAGGCCCAAAACCATATTTGGGACAG TCTTGGGGAGATATATG GCTTACGCATTATTCCTGGgtcatcttctttcctcaTTCTGCCCAAGAACGTTTCTCGTAGCACGGCAGTAGGAACAATCTTATCATCCCATGAAACCGACAAACCTATTCTCCCAAGGTCTACATCCGAGGATGTTGCTCTGCTCTCACCAGGGTCGCCTGTGTCGCTCCGTGGACCGCAACCCCCAGGTCAACACCAAAGTGTGCCTATTCTATACATTGGAACAGATGAGCACTTGACTCGTCGTCTAAACGAACTTAGTGCGGCAGAGACGTGTGCAGCAGGGGGACGTGCAACATTTGCGAAATGGCGGATCGACTCTACTCAAATTGGTGATTTGCTCGCTGCTTTCAGTTGA
- a CDS encoding pyridine nucleotide-disulfide oxidoreductase, whose product MYSLKNIVVVGSGGGGGVPLVQTLQKQINPDTHRIVVIERRDYYYAHWPALIRAAVTDEGDLHERALILNSHAFDSTVQTIRSGVKQITDTDVIIESGEAIPYEHLVLAMGSNWTGPLNLPSSKEKAIEHFESFKSELSTADNTLIVGGGSVGIEYAGEIRHYHPEKKVTLIHGGEELMNDTYVTKFRQSVLDAMISTGVEVILEDRIPPQATLIDGFMTSENGRRIPADLVILAAGGRPNTSIVRAFDPSAVTESGTVLVTPELQVNLSSGARNVWAIGDIIEWPEQKMVLKASSGHAPVLAKNIIASIWGSKPSPYGGKTEMIFVTIGPNGGRGLVPLFGGVVVGDWIISTMKSSGLFADRTRTALGC is encoded by the exons ATGTATTCCCTCAAGAACATTGTGGTTGTAGGAAG tggtggtggtggtggtgtcCCTCTGGTCCAAACCTTACAAAAGCAAATTAACCCGGACACTCATCGCATCG TTGTCATTGAGAGACGGGATTACTACTATGCTCACTGGCCTGCCCTTATT CGCGCTGCAGTTACCGATGAGGGTGACCTCCACGAACGTGCACTTATCCTCAATAGTCATGCGTTTGACTCCACAGTTCAGACTATCCGGTCAGGCGTCAAACAAATCACTGATACCGATGTAATTATTGAATCTGGTGAAGCGATTCCATACGAACATCTAGTCCTCGCCATGGGGAGCAACTGGACTGGCCCACTCAACCTTCCATCGTCAAAAGAAAAGGCGATCGAGCACTTCGAATCATTTAAGAGTGAATTAAGCACCGCTGACAATACACTTATTGTGGGAGGAGGCTCCGTTGGAATAG AATATGCAGGGGAGATACGCCACTACCACCCTGAGAAAAAAGTTACTCTTATTCATGGGGGGGAAGAACTGATGAATGACACCTATGTGACCAAATTCCGTCAATCAGTTCTTGATGCCATGATTAGCACGGGTGTTGAAGTTATTCTAGAGGATAGAATACCCCCACAAGCTACTCTTATAGATGGGTTTATGACGTCTGAAAATGGCCGGAGGATTCCTGCGGACTTAGTG ATATTGGCAGCTGGTGGTCGTCCCAATA CTTCGATTGTGAGGGCATTTGATCCGAGCGCTGTCACCGAGAGTGGTACTGTCTTGGTCACGCCCGAATTACAAGTAAACCTTTCATCTGGCGCGCGGAATGTGTGGGCGATTGGAGACATAATCGAATGGCCAGAGCAAAAG ATGGTACTCAAAGCTAGTTCAGGCCATGCTCCCGTCTTGGCGAAGAATATTATCGCCAGTATTTGGGGTAGTAAACCATCCCCGTATGGTGGCAAGACCGAGATGATATTCGTGACAATTGGCCCCAATGGAGGTCGAGGACTAGTACCCCTGTTTGGTGGGGTTGTTGTTGGTGATTGGATAATCAGCACTATGAAATCTTCGGGACTTTTCGCAGACAGAACGCGTACTGCTCTTGGTTGTTAA
- a CDS encoding Serine/threonine-protein kinase, whose translation MPSAVPSFASFPSLTDTIPSKPRKRILDENCSPTAAWTDKRVKSKHGGMATTTGALSPVSARVCATATDKDIVARLTTSDEFDLSHDVEVVLGHPTTVGRGTHCNYTIKSPVVSSVHFRLYAVASSEGGTIVSCEDLSSNGLLWNNHKIRRTAIILHHGDILQIPGSQVFHVEMDKHAGGKAMPFDPTPPQRPRERVVGNYVITSHMLGSGHFAKVHLGFDSVKQRQVACKTIKTSRVAEVLKEVKILSSLNHPNINRVLGYTDEDPWTHIFLELSTGGDLFTYITSQGMLQEGEAKFLGYQLMLGLVYMHNLNVSHRAREYLDMRARAYPRVQIADFGLARDRSNEPAFSAVGTMAYLPPEAVVGLIGRPCPSGRNGERRGYDGKKVDCWSLGVTLYTMLCGMHPFDCGGQSQQTARQNASQPSQAKLSESQQSEADAVVVCDRILNGWVDMCFPPWQSMPDARSIVRKLLVYEPDLRCSVASAVQHLWIQKDITQLDKLYRDLTK comes from the exons ATGCCTTCTGCTGTACCTTCTTTTGCGTCGTTCCCAAGTCTCACCGATACGATACCTTCCAAGCCACGTAAACGAATACTGGACGAAAACTGCAGTCCAACAGCAGCATGGACGGATAAGCGAGTGAAATCAAAACATGGTGGCATGGCTACGACTACAGGGGCACTTTCACCTGTAAGCGCACGTGTTTGCGCGACTGCTACCGACAAGGATATAGTAGCTCGGTTAACAACGAGTGATGAGTTCGACCTATCACATG ATGTTGAGGTTGTACTTGGACATCCTACGACTGTCGGACGTGGGACTCATTG CAACTATACAATCAAGAGTCCCGTGGTTTCTTCCGTCCATTTTCGACTTTACGC GGTTGCATCAAGCGAAGGAGGTACGATCGTCAGTTGCGAG GATCTCTCTTCCAACGGCTTGCTTTGGAATAATCACAAAATTCGTCGCACGGCGATTATTCTCCATCATGGTGATATCCTACAGATCCCGGggtcccaggtattccatgTAGAGATGGATAAGCACGCCGGAGGCAAGGCGATGCCGTTCGATCCGACTCCACCGCAACGGCCAAGAGAAAGG GTGGTGGGGAACTATGTCATTACCTCGCACATGCTGGGTAGTGGCCACTTTGCAAAAGTCCACTTGGGTTTCGATTCGGTCAAGCAACGGCAAGTCGCGTGCAAGACCATCAAAACGAGCAGAGTTGCCGAGGTTTTGAAAGAGGTGAAGATCCTTTCTAGTTTGAACCAC CCTAATATCAACCGCGTGTTGGGGTACACAGACGAGGATCCTTGGACACACATCTTCCTTGAATTGTCGACTGGCGGGGATTTATTCACTTATATCACCTCACAAGGGATGCTTCAAGAAGGCGAAGCCAAATTCTTAGGGTACCAACTCATGCTGGGGCTCGTT TACATGCATAACCTCAATGTATCCCACCGTG CCCGAGAATATCTTGATATGCGCGCCCGAGCATATCCTAGAGTGCAAATCGCCGACTTTGGACTAGCTCGGGATCGCTCGAACGAGCCAGCATTCAGTGCGGTCGGAACGATGGCATATCTCCCCCCTGAAGCGGTTGTCGGGCTCATAGGTCGACCATGTCCATCTGGCCGGAACGGCGAAAGA CGTGGGTATGACGGGAAGAAAGTCGATTGCTGGAGTTTGGGCGTTACGCTTTACACAATGTTGTG TGGGATGCATCCATTCGATTGCGGTGGCCAGTCTCAGCAAACTGCTCGACAGAATGCATCACAGCCCAGCCAAGCGAAACTGAGCGAGAGCCAGCAATCGGAGGCTGACGCCGTTGTGGTATGCGACCGCATCCTGAACGGCTGGGTTGATATGTGTTTCCCACCGTGGCAATCGATGCCCGACG CCAGAAGTATCGTGCGCAAACTGTTGGTCTACGAACCTGACCTGAGGTGTAGCGTGGCCAGTGCTGTGCAGCACCTTTGGATCCAGAAGGACATCACACAACTTGACAAATTGTATCGGGATTTAACCAAGTAG